A genomic window from Candidatus Kouleothrix ribensis includes:
- the mnmG gene encoding tRNA uridine-5-carboxymethylaminomethyl(34) synthesis enzyme MnmG, producing MDTQIYDVIVVGAGHAGCEAAAAAARMGCRTLLLTIDLDKLGHMSCNPSIGGPAKGHIVREIDALGGLIARVTDATFIQIRRLNESKGPAVQALRAQCDKRLYAKVLKEALERIPNLDLKQAMVERIIPRAQNQEPGTADDTARFSVVTHTGRAYHGRTLVLTTGTFLRGRAITGAAIWGAGRAGEAPALALGQDLAALGFPLVRLKTGTPPRIDARTIDFGLTEPQPGSATPLWFGHYYNGENQEPGAQNHASVARLSAVGSWLRHTPPAPVYPHAQLDGWRPQLPCYQVYTTPEFHAIVRANIDRAPLFSGVIEGVGPRYCPSIEDKVVRFAEKERHGMFLEPEGWATAEVYVQGCNTSLPEEVQWQMLRAIPALRNAEIVRVGYAIEYDAVASGEIAPDLGAKRLPGLFLAGQINGTTGYEEAAAQGVVAGMNAARRVQGRPPVILGRDQAYIGVLIDDLVTKQIHEPYRMFTSRAEHRLLLRHDNADLRLTPLAGELGLVAPARVAAVDLKRAQSEALLAELRGRRVFPSAAINAGLAAQGVAPLSSAMTAEQLLSRPEVRYAQIQLVLGLPPAGDAVVEQAEVQAKYGGYFAKQQREVERVRKMETRRLPADLDYAALRGLRNEARQVLERFRPATLGQAARLAGINPADIAVLLIALERRHTAEASTIPSRSGQP from the coding sequence ATGGACACACAGATCTACGATGTGATCGTGGTGGGCGCAGGCCACGCCGGCTGCGAGGCTGCCGCCGCCGCCGCGCGCATGGGCTGCCGCACGCTGCTGTTGACGATCGACCTCGACAAGCTCGGCCATATGTCGTGCAACCCGTCGATCGGCGGGCCGGCCAAGGGCCATATTGTGCGCGAGATCGACGCGCTGGGCGGGCTGATCGCGCGTGTCACCGACGCGACGTTCATCCAGATCCGGCGGCTGAACGAGAGCAAAGGCCCGGCTGTGCAGGCGCTGCGCGCGCAGTGCGATAAGCGGCTGTATGCCAAGGTGCTCAAAGAGGCGCTCGAGCGCATCCCTAACCTCGATCTCAAGCAGGCCATGGTCGAGCGGATCATTCCAAGAGCTCAGAACCAAGAACCCGGAACCGCCGATGACACTGCTCGGTTCTCCGTCGTCACGCACACCGGCCGGGCCTACCACGGCCGCACGCTGGTGCTGACCACCGGCACGTTCCTGCGTGGCCGGGCGATCACCGGCGCGGCGATCTGGGGCGCCGGGCGTGCCGGCGAGGCCCCGGCCTTAGCACTCGGCCAGGATCTGGCGGCGCTGGGCTTCCCGCTGGTGCGGCTCAAGACGGGTACGCCGCCACGGATCGACGCACGCACGATCGATTTCGGCCTGACCGAGCCGCAGCCCGGCAGCGCTACGCCACTGTGGTTCGGGCACTACTACAATGGCGAGAACCAGGAGCCAGGCGCCCAGAACCACGCTAGTGTCGCTCGGCTCTCGGCTGTTGGTAGCTGGCTTCGGCACACGCCACCTGCCCCGGTCTACCCGCATGCGCAGCTAGACGGCTGGCGGCCACAACTGCCGTGCTACCAGGTCTACACCACGCCCGAGTTCCACGCGATCGTGCGAGCGAATATCGACCGCGCGCCGCTGTTCAGCGGTGTGATCGAGGGCGTCGGCCCGCGCTACTGCCCGAGCATTGAGGATAAGGTTGTGCGTTTCGCCGAGAAGGAGCGCCACGGCATGTTCCTCGAACCCGAGGGCTGGGCCACTGCGGAGGTATATGTGCAGGGGTGCAATACCTCGCTGCCCGAGGAGGTGCAGTGGCAGATGCTGCGGGCCATCCCGGCACTGCGCAATGCCGAGATCGTGCGCGTGGGCTATGCGATTGAGTATGATGCGGTGGCAAGCGGCGAGATTGCGCCCGACCTGGGCGCCAAGCGCCTGCCTGGCCTGTTCCTGGCCGGCCAGATCAATGGCACCACCGGCTATGAAGAAGCCGCCGCCCAGGGCGTGGTCGCGGGCATGAACGCGGCACGGCGCGTGCAAGGTCGCCCGCCGGTGATCCTGGGGCGTGATCAGGCGTATATTGGCGTGTTGATCGACGACCTGGTGACCAAGCAGATCCACGAGCCGTACCGGATGTTTACCTCGCGCGCTGAGCACCGCCTGCTGCTACGCCACGATAATGCCGACCTGCGCCTGACACCGCTGGCCGGCGAGCTGGGCCTGGTCGCGCCCGCGCGTGTCGCGGCGGTCGACCTCAAGCGCGCGCAGTCCGAGGCGCTGCTGGCCGAGCTGCGTGGCCGCCGCGTGTTCCCTTCGGCCGCCATCAACGCCGGCCTGGCTGCCCAGGGGGTTGCGCCGCTCAGCAGTGCCATGACCGCCGAGCAGCTACTGAGCCGGCCGGAGGTGCGCTACGCCCAGATTCAGCTCGTGCTTGGCCTGCCCCCCGCCGGCGACGCGGTGGTTGAGCAGGCCGAGGTGCAGGCCAAGTATGGCGGCTACTTCGCCAAACAGCAGCGCGAGGTTGAGCGTGTGCGCAAGATGGAGACGCGGCGCCTGCCGGCCGACCTGGACTACGCGGCGCTGCGCGGGCTGCGCAACGAGGCGCGCCAGGTGCTCGAGCGGTTCCGCCCGGCCACGCTCGGCCAAGCCGCACGACTGGCCGGCATCAACCCGGCCGATATCGCCGTGCTGCTGATCGCGCTTGAGCGCCGGCATACCGCCGAAGCATCGACGATACCCTCGCGCAGCGGGCAGCCGTAA
- a CDS encoding ISAs1 family transposase, with amino-acid sequence MNYSTLPFTLVAPDETYLLDVGALYTQAQTLVDHRKARGRQYPLALIVTVAVLAKLAGYTHVEDIADWAKLRCQELHVLFASKWARMPHHTTWSRILGRAVDIPALEQLVSRLLTPPAVGEVPERCSIAVALDGKTIRGTIPRGQSHGGVHLLAAYVPRRGAVLAQIAVATKENEIVAAPTVLTQLDVTGVLLSGDAMFTQRALSIQIVEAGGDYLWMVQDNQPTLRDEIELLFAPEYVQAGWSAPAVDFTTAQTIECGHGRIEERRLTASSLLAEYSDWPYLAQVFKLEYRTTELCSGRITTTVRYGVTSAPQQVVDARGLLTAVRGHWGIETGLHSRRDGSFDEDGMRTRTSQAPHVLATLNNLALGILGGHGIRNVAEAQRALAYHIDRFLQQVVAKQQAHVPPS; translated from the coding sequence ATGAACTATAGCACACTGCCGTTCACCCTCGTCGCACCTGACGAGACCTACTTGCTCGATGTCGGCGCGCTGTATACACAGGCCCAGACCCTAGTTGATCATCGTAAGGCGCGTGGTCGCCAGTATCCGCTGGCCTTGATTGTTACAGTCGCCGTGCTTGCCAAACTTGCTGGCTATACGCACGTCGAGGATATTGCCGATTGGGCCAAGCTACGCTGCCAGGAATTGCACGTCCTGTTTGCCTCCAAGTGGGCACGCATGCCGCATCACACGACCTGGAGCCGTATCCTCGGTCGCGCAGTCGATATCCCAGCCTTAGAACAGCTCGTCAGCCGCCTGCTGACACCGCCCGCCGTGGGCGAGGTCCCCGAGCGCTGTAGCATCGCGGTCGCCTTGGACGGAAAGACCATTCGTGGCACGATTCCGCGTGGCCAGAGTCATGGTGGCGTGCATCTCCTGGCGGCGTATGTGCCGCGTCGCGGGGCCGTGCTTGCGCAAATCGCGGTTGCGACCAAGGAAAATGAAATCGTTGCCGCGCCAACCGTGCTGACACAATTGGACGTGACTGGCGTACTCCTGAGCGGTGATGCGATGTTTACGCAGCGCGCATTAAGCATCCAGATTGTCGAAGCAGGTGGCGATTATCTGTGGATGGTGCAGGACAACCAGCCGACCTTGCGCGACGAGATTGAGTTGCTCTTTGCACCCGAGTATGTCCAGGCCGGCTGGTCGGCACCAGCCGTGGATTTCACGACGGCGCAGACGATTGAGTGTGGGCATGGCCGGATCGAGGAGCGACGGTTGACCGCGAGTAGTTTGCTCGCAGAGTACAGCGATTGGCCGTATCTGGCGCAAGTGTTCAAACTGGAATACCGCACGACCGAGCTGTGCAGTGGGAGAATAACGACGACGGTGCGCTATGGCGTGACCAGCGCGCCGCAGCAGGTGGTCGATGCGCGTGGCTTGTTGACAGCGGTGCGAGGGCATTGGGGGATCGAAACCGGCCTGCATAGCCGGCGCGATGGCAGCTTCGACGAAGACGGCATGCGCACGCGCACTAGTCAGGCGCCGCATGTGTTAGCGACGCTGAACAATCTGGCGCTAGGCATATTGGGCGGACACGGGATTAGGAATGTAGCGGAGGCCCAGCGCGCACTCGCCTATCATATTGATCGGTTTCTGCAGCAGGTGGTTGCGAAGCAGCAAGCACACGTTCCTCCGAGCTGA
- a CDS encoding YdeI/OmpD-associated family protein, with protein MNRQVLAIPAAFEAWLEEHHASARELWVGYYKKDSGQPSLTWPESVDEALCFGWIDGLRKTIDAQRDRIRFTPRKPGSTWSALNVARVAALTAEGRMRPAGLAAFARRRDDRTAIYAHEQRHAATLDEETEAQFRANPAAWAFFTAHPPSYRQAAIRWVMSAKQAETRQRRLETLIADSAAGRCQERGNMSPNHRFAMSPVHH; from the coding sequence ATTAACCGCCAAGTCCTAGCCATACCAGCAGCATTCGAGGCCTGGCTGGAGGAACACCACGCCTCGGCCAGGGAGCTGTGGGTCGGCTACTATAAGAAGGATTCTGGCCAGCCCAGCCTCACCTGGCCCGAGTCAGTCGATGAAGCGCTCTGCTTTGGCTGGATTGATGGGCTGCGGAAGACGATCGACGCGCAGCGCGATCGCATCCGCTTCACACCGCGCAAGCCCGGCAGCACCTGGAGCGCGCTCAACGTCGCGCGGGTCGCGGCGCTCACCGCCGAGGGGCGCATGCGCCCGGCCGGGCTGGCGGCGTTTGCGCGGCGCCGCGACGACCGCACGGCAATCTACGCGCACGAGCAGCGGCACGCAGCAACGCTCGACGAAGAGACCGAAGCTCAGTTCCGGGCCAACCCGGCCGCTTGGGCCTTTTTCACCGCACACCCACCCTCGTATCGCCAAGCCGCGATCCGCTGGGTGATGAGCGCGAAGCAGGCGGAGACGCGCCAGCGCCGGCTGGAGACCCTGATCGCCGACTCGGCGGCTGGGCGGTGTCAAGAACGGGGGAACATGTCCCCAAATCACCGATTTGCCATGTCCCCCGTTCACCATTGA
- a CDS encoding ATP-binding protein — protein sequence MELTALLEKLKLEYLEPQLDAVCEQAAARELDYTSFLTAALVTEWQGRQIRGIEARLRQARFPWVKTLDQYEYEFQPSVDRRQVRELAGLSFVERGQNIVLLGPPGVGKTHLAIGLGVKAVEAGYSVLFLTLEGLMTRLVRAKHENRLARALQQLSYPKVLILDELGYLPLSREEASLFFRLVVRRYERASLIVTSNKGFVDWGEVFNDQVLATAILDRLLHHATTLNIKGESYRLKEKRRAGILGRPPNEGESRKEEPVERN from the coding sequence ATGGAACTAACCGCCCTGCTCGAGAAACTGAAGCTGGAGTATCTTGAGCCACAGCTCGACGCGGTCTGCGAGCAGGCGGCGGCCCGCGAGCTCGACTACACGAGCTTTCTGACGGCGGCGCTGGTGACGGAGTGGCAGGGGCGGCAGATCCGTGGGATTGAGGCACGCTTGCGGCAAGCGCGCTTCCCATGGGTCAAAACACTGGATCAATATGAGTACGAGTTCCAACCGAGCGTCGATCGGCGCCAGGTACGCGAACTCGCGGGACTGAGTTTCGTGGAACGCGGGCAGAATATTGTGTTGCTTGGTCCACCGGGGGTTGGGAAAACCCACCTCGCGATCGGGTTGGGCGTGAAGGCGGTGGAAGCAGGGTATTCGGTACTGTTCCTGACGTTGGAAGGCTTGATGACGCGACTCGTACGGGCCAAGCACGAGAACCGGCTGGCGCGGGCGTTACAGCAACTGAGCTACCCCAAGGTGCTGATCCTGGACGAACTCGGCTACTTGCCCCTGTCCCGCGAGGAAGCCAGCCTGTTCTTTCGGTTAGTGGTGCGGCGCTACGAGCGCGCAAGCCTGATTGTAACGAGCAATAAAGGCTTCGTGGACTGGGGGGAGGTGTTCAACGACCAGGTGTTGGCGACGGCGATCCTCGACCGCTTGTTGCACCACGCGACAACGCTCAATATCAAGGGTGAGAGCTACCGGCTGAAAGAGAAGCGTCGCGCAGGCATCCTGGGTCGCCCACCCAACGAGGGGGAGAGTCGAAAGGAGGAGCCAGTCGAGCGGAATTAG
- a CDS encoding IS21 family transposase, producing the protein MLRKEDFMVIQALAKRGVYLTDIAAELGVHPKTVARALKRGGPPSPAPKPRTSKLDPFKTTVDRLLTEGVWNAVVILREIEAQGYAGGISILRAYITPKRALRPSRTTVRFETASGQQLQSDWGEIMTTLAGQPTKVYFIVNQLGYSRRFHVWATDSLDAEHTYEGLIRSFSYFGGVPQEVLLDNQKAAVVQHRAGGHVQFNARFLDLATHYGFTPRACRPFRARTNGKDERMVGYLKQHFFVRYRAFESWAHLNQQLEDWLTSEADQRCHGTLKEVVAERFAREAPALRPLPPQPYDTSYRELRRVSWDSYIEVRGNRYSVPAALVNQVVVVRIGLDDGVRVYQDDHLIATHYLQAASAGWVTVPEHHTVLWQAALAVEQRPLAVYEEVGQWN; encoded by the coding sequence ATGCTGCGAAAGGAGGACTTCATGGTGATCCAAGCCCTGGCCAAGCGCGGTGTTTATCTCACCGATATCGCCGCCGAACTCGGTGTCCATCCCAAGACCGTCGCTCGTGCGCTCAAACGCGGGGGGCCGCCGAGCCCCGCGCCCAAGCCGCGCACCAGCAAGTTGGATCCGTTCAAGACGACGGTCGATCGACTGCTGACTGAGGGCGTTTGGAATGCCGTCGTCATCCTGCGCGAGATTGAAGCCCAAGGCTATGCTGGTGGTATCTCCATCCTGCGCGCCTATATCACGCCCAAGCGCGCCCTGCGTCCCAGCCGCACTACCGTCCGCTTTGAAACTGCCTCCGGGCAACAACTGCAGAGTGATTGGGGCGAGATCATGACCACCCTGGCGGGTCAGCCCACCAAGGTCTACTTCATCGTCAATCAACTCGGCTATTCGCGGCGCTTTCACGTCTGGGCGACCGACAGTCTGGACGCCGAACACACCTACGAAGGGCTCATCCGTAGCTTCAGCTACTTCGGCGGTGTGCCCCAGGAGGTGCTGCTCGACAACCAGAAAGCCGCCGTCGTCCAGCATCGCGCGGGCGGGCACGTCCAGTTCAATGCGCGCTTTCTTGATCTGGCCACGCATTACGGCTTTACGCCGCGCGCCTGTCGGCCTTTTCGCGCACGCACCAACGGCAAGGACGAGCGCATGGTCGGCTATCTCAAGCAACACTTCTTCGTGCGCTATCGCGCCTTCGAGAGCTGGGCGCACCTCAATCAGCAGCTCGAAGACTGGCTCACGAGCGAGGCCGACCAGCGCTGTCATGGCACCCTGAAAGAGGTGGTCGCGGAGCGCTTTGCGCGGGAAGCGCCCGCGCTCCGCCCCCTCCCGCCACAGCCCTATGACACGTCCTATCGTGAGCTACGACGGGTAAGTTGGGACAGCTATATCGAGGTACGCGGCAATCGGTACAGTGTCCCAGCCGCGCTCGTCAATCAGGTCGTGGTCGTGCGGATCGGCCTCGACGACGGCGTGCGGGTCTATCAGGACGACCACCTGATCGCAACCCATTACCTTCAAGCCGCCAGCGCCGGCTGGGTGACCGTGCCGGAGCATCATACCGTGCTGTGGCAGGCCGCACTGGCGGTCGAGCAGCGCCCGCTCGCGGTCTACGAGGAGGTCGGGCAATGGAACTAA
- a CDS encoding SUMF1/EgtB/PvdO family nonheme iron enzyme: MNDLAARLARFRERLAVTDDPDLREALEDKIAALEQRAAAEPPLPPAGDTISIGDLTGATGVAVGAGARATVYIDGRPAKSGDQLLADYYQRLARRCQSMPLQGVYEQRSTRDSLDMAIDRVYTQLATTALVVRDVLEDAALAAFDPADYLARHRGDELLPEQQRSSVRAQRHADRGAAHPAYEDMEADSRLLLSGPGFRSAGSPLANLSADDLAQRASQAQRLVFSGPQLVGEAIAAAPRLVLLGEPGSGKSTALRYLAYALAQAGLDPQLDLATQLTGWTHGRRLPIFAPLLPLAKRFAEHPDRRGDAEELWGYLADQLQPQGANVGLAAVVHEQLEAGRVILLLDGLDEVAGAESRRKVVRAVGAFAERYPDCRIVVACRVRAYVGERNAAWQLPGWPEATLADWTIGQMQVFVRAWYGTVAELRGRSAEWCDDRITSLARAIATREDLQRFGRQPLMLTVMALVHLNDGRLPEERASLYGRCIDILLGQWEVAGKDASEYGTLMEYLGQPDADAQSMRPLLGRAAYEAHRAANRGEVGRLSRAVLRTMVDDELKRRGHPNPSQGADRFLEYTDQRAGLIQASDSAEDYIFPHQTFQEYLAGTELVAGVEPVARILELRSDDRWRRPILLGVEQVALSSLDLPYRLLSRLVEAPGRAAPQRAFDLLLAQELAADLGWDWLVQRDTLFDGLKRRLAQALAEILTEVSVPARDLVAAGAALATLGDPRPGVCDLPPAMIELPGGSFVIGSTPEQADAAGRAWEQYYLNQGDQETAKRARAWPNGEINDQPLALPPFAIGRYPVTNAQYAQFVAAGGYDPAKPWWDAAGRAWLARDDATTPDLQPWQRRERKDQPSFWDDERFGRMRPNHPVVGVNWYEARAFCCWLTQYLNDGFVYTLPSEAEWEYAARGTARRLYPWGDGEPDGERANFDQIYNGTTAVGCFPAGATPEGVYDLAGNVWEWNRNEYGDYPYDPADGRETGDESGDKYFTLRGGGWYNLPVNLRASGRYYLTPDYHFVGIGFRLARHPPV, translated from the coding sequence ATGAACGACCTTGCAGCCCGCCTGGCCCGCTTCCGCGAGCGCCTGGCGGTCACCGATGACCCGGATCTGCGCGAGGCGCTGGAGGATAAGATCGCGGCGCTGGAGCAGCGTGCCGCTGCCGAGCCGCCGCTGCCTCCCGCCGGCGACACGATCAGCATCGGCGATCTGACCGGCGCGACCGGCGTGGCAGTCGGCGCCGGCGCGCGGGCCACCGTCTATATCGACGGGCGGCCAGCCAAGAGCGGCGACCAGCTGCTAGCGGACTACTACCAGCGCCTGGCGCGGCGCTGCCAGAGCATGCCGCTGCAGGGCGTCTATGAGCAGCGCAGCACCCGCGATAGCCTGGATATGGCGATCGACCGGGTGTATACCCAGCTGGCTACCACCGCGTTGGTGGTGCGCGATGTGCTGGAAGATGCGGCATTGGCGGCATTTGATCCGGCCGACTACCTCGCGCGGCACCGCGGCGACGAGCTGCTGCCCGAGCAGCAGCGCAGCAGTGTGCGCGCCCAGCGCCATGCTGATCGCGGTGCAGCGCATCCGGCCTACGAGGATATGGAAGCCGACTCGCGGCTGCTCCTGTCCGGGCCGGGCTTCCGCAGCGCCGGCAGCCCGCTGGCGAACCTCAGCGCCGACGACCTCGCGCAGCGCGCCAGCCAAGCGCAGCGGCTGGTCTTTTCTGGCCCACAGCTGGTTGGCGAGGCGATTGCGGCGGCGCCGCGCCTGGTGCTATTGGGCGAGCCGGGCAGCGGCAAAAGCACCGCGCTGCGCTACCTGGCCTACGCGCTGGCGCAAGCCGGCCTCGACCCACAGCTCGACCTGGCAACCCAGCTGACCGGCTGGACGCACGGGCGCCGCCTGCCGATCTTCGCGCCGCTGCTGCCGCTGGCGAAGCGCTTTGCCGAGCATCCCGATCGCCGTGGCGACGCCGAGGAGCTGTGGGGCTACCTGGCTGACCAGCTCCAGCCACAAGGCGCCAACGTCGGCCTGGCCGCCGTGGTGCATGAGCAGCTTGAGGCCGGGCGGGTGATTCTGCTGCTCGACGGGCTGGACGAAGTGGCCGGCGCCGAGTCGCGGCGCAAGGTGGTGCGCGCGGTCGGCGCGTTCGCCGAGCGCTACCCGGATTGCCGGATCGTGGTGGCCTGCCGGGTGCGCGCATACGTCGGCGAGCGCAACGCCGCGTGGCAGCTGCCCGGCTGGCCAGAGGCGACCCTGGCGGATTGGACGATCGGGCAGATGCAGGTGTTTGTGCGCGCCTGGTATGGCACGGTAGCCGAGCTGCGCGGCCGCAGCGCTGAGTGGTGCGACGATCGGATCACGAGCCTGGCGCGCGCGATCGCCACCCGCGAAGATCTGCAGCGCTTCGGGCGCCAGCCGCTGATGCTGACGGTGATGGCGCTGGTACACCTGAACGACGGCCGCCTGCCGGAGGAGCGCGCCAGCTTGTATGGACGCTGCATCGACATCCTGCTCGGCCAGTGGGAGGTCGCCGGCAAGGACGCCAGCGAGTACGGCACGCTGATGGAGTACCTTGGCCAGCCCGACGCCGACGCTCAGAGCATGCGCCCGCTGCTGGGCCGCGCAGCCTACGAGGCCCACCGCGCCGCCAACCGTGGCGAAGTTGGCCGGCTTAGTCGGGCAGTGCTGCGCACCATGGTCGACGACGAGCTGAAGCGCCGGGGGCACCCCAACCCCTCGCAGGGCGCCGACCGATTTCTGGAGTACACCGACCAGCGTGCCGGCTTGATCCAGGCCAGCGACTCGGCCGAGGATTACATCTTCCCCCACCAGACCTTCCAGGAGTATCTGGCCGGCACCGAGCTGGTCGCCGGGGTTGAGCCGGTGGCGCGCATCCTTGAGCTGCGCAGTGACGACCGCTGGCGCCGGCCGATCCTGCTGGGGGTTGAGCAGGTGGCGTTGAGCTCGCTTGACCTGCCTTACCGTCTGCTGAGCCGGCTGGTCGAGGCGCCCGGCCGCGCTGCGCCCCAGCGCGCCTTTGATCTGCTGCTGGCCCAGGAGCTAGCCGCCGACCTTGGTTGGGATTGGCTGGTGCAGCGCGACACCCTGTTTGATGGACTCAAGCGGCGCCTGGCGCAGGCGCTGGCCGAGATCCTGACCGAGGTGAGTGTGCCGGCCCGTGACTTGGTGGCGGCTGGTGCGGCGCTGGCGACCCTGGGCGATCCGCGCCCTGGTGTGTGCGATCTGCCGCCGGCGATGATCGAGCTGCCGGGCGGAAGTTTTGTGATTGGCAGCACGCCGGAGCAGGCTGATGCGGCCGGACGTGCCTGGGAGCAGTACTATCTTAACCAGGGCGATCAGGAGACCGCCAAGCGTGCGCGCGCCTGGCCAAACGGTGAGATCAACGATCAGCCGCTCGCGCTGCCGCCGTTTGCGATCGGGCGCTACCCGGTGACGAATGCCCAGTATGCGCAGTTTGTGGCCGCCGGTGGGTATGATCCGGCAAAGCCATGGTGGGATGCCGCCGGGCGCGCCTGGCTGGCGCGCGACGACGCAACGACGCCCGATTTGCAACCCTGGCAACGCCGCGAGCGCAAAGATCAACCATCGTTTTGGGACGACGAGCGTTTTGGCCGTATGCGGCCCAACCACCCGGTGGTTGGCGTGAACTGGTATGAGGCGCGCGCGTTCTGCTGCTGGCTGACGCAGTACCTGAACGATGGCTTTGTGTACACGCTGCCCAGCGAGGCCGAGTGGGAGTATGCCGCGCGCGGCACGGCGCGGCGTCTGTACCCCTGGGGTGATGGGGAGCCTGACGGCGAGCGCGCCAACTTCGACCAGATATACAACGGTACAACCGCAGTCGGCTGCTTCCCGGCTGGCGCGACACCCGAGGGCGTGTACGACCTGGCGGGCAATGTGTGGGAATGGAATCGCAATGAATACGGCGACTATCCATACGATCCAGCTGATGGCCGCGAGACTGGCGACGAGTCAGGGGATAAATACTTTACACTTCGCGGCGGCGGCTGGTACAATCTACCGGTCAACCTGCGCGCGTCCGGCCGCTACTACCTCACGCCCGATTACCATTTCGTCGGCATCGGCTTTCGTCTTGCCCGGCATCCTCCCGTGTAA